A window of Tripterygium wilfordii isolate XIE 37 chromosome 7, ASM1340144v1, whole genome shotgun sequence contains these coding sequences:
- the LOC120001887 gene encoding ABC transporter G family member 23: MPFLQKNLKQMASCIEDDSMILFSTSNSPEESTSASSSFHLSPLPALAQQHFKTSCKEVTVRNLSYSINPERSLCSSFCYLMKQEPKPINILKSVSFVARSSEILAIVGPSGTGKSTLLQIISGRVKDKDFDQNCISINDHRITSPAQLRKTCGFVAQEDDLLPLLTVKETLMYSAKFRLKEASAREKEERVHSLMHELGLVHVADSFVGDEEHRGISGGERKRVSIGVDMIHDPPILLLDEPTSGLDSTSALQVIELLSSMARAKQRTLLLSIHQPGYRILQYIPNFLILARGSVAYYGSLDSLEETIINLGFQIPMQLNALEFAMEIISPLVESNSNRRLSNETCNFSIWLEEEIGSAQQHSHNRSTENSLFLNFYEIMHLCSRFWKVIYRTKQLFLARTMQAVVGGFGLGSVYVKVRNDEGGVTERLGLFAFSLSFLLSSTVEALPIYLQERRVLMKEASRGAYKISSYIIANTIVFLPFLFAVAVLFAVPVYWIVGLNPSIQAFSFFVFTVWLIVLMASSLVLFLSAVSPDFISGNTLICTVLGAFFLFSGYFIPKENIPKYWIFVYYVSLYRYPLDSLLINEYWSVRSKCFSWQGEEELSKCLVTGYDVLKSRGLDKDTRWINAGIMLGFFVLYRVICWIILAQRAKRTTI, translated from the coding sequence ATGCCATTCCTGCAGAAAAATCTAAAACAAATGGCTTCCTGCATCGAAGATGATTCGATGATACTTTTCTCGACTTCCAATTCCCCTGAAGAATCCACCAGCGCTTCCTCTTCTTTTCACCTTTCACCGCTGCCAGCATTAGCACAACAACATTTCAAGACATCTTGCAAAGAAGTCACTGTAAGAAATCTCTCTTACTCTATAAATCCTGAAAGGTCACTCTGTTCTTCGTTCTGTTACTTGATGAAGCAAGAGCCTAAGCCTATTAACATACTCAAATCAGTCTCATTTGTTGCAAGAAGCTCAGAAATTCTTGCGATTGTCGGTCCGAGCGGCACTGGAAAGTCTACtctgcttcaaataatatccgGAAGGGTGAAAGATAAAGATTTTGATCAAAATTGTATCTCTATAAATGATCATCGAATAACAAGTCCTGCTCAGTTGCGGAAAACGTGTGGATTTGTTGCGCAAGAAGACGATTTGCTCCCTCTACTCACTGTGAAAGAAACGCTCATGTATAGTGCCAAATTCAGGCTAAAAGAAGCCAGTgcaagggagaaagaagagagggttCATAGTTTGATGCATGAGCTTGGCCTTGTCCATGTTGCGGATAGTTTTGTCGGGGACGAAGAGCATAGAGGGATATCTGGTGGAGAAAGGAAAAGGGTATCAATTGGTGTTGACATGATTCATGACCCACCGATTCTACTTCTTGATGAGCCAACTTCAGGCCTAGACAGCACTTCAGCTTTACAAGTGATTGAGCTCCTCTCATCAATGGCCAGAGCAAAGCAGAGGACTCTGCTCCTATCTATACACCAACCAGGTTATAGGATTCTTCAATACATTCCCAACTTCTTGATCCTGGCTCGTGGTTCTGTTGCTTATTATGGTTCTCTTGACTCACTGGAGGAAACCATAATCAATCTGGGATTTCAAATTCCTATGCAGCTAAATGCTCTTGAATTCGCCATGGAAATCATCTCTCCTCTGGTAGAGTCAAATTCTAACCGTCGCCTCTCCAATGAAACATGTAACTTCTCAATCTGGTTAGAAGAAGAAATTGGCAGTGCTCAACAACATAGTCATAACAGAAGCACTGAAAATTCTCTGTTCCTTAATTTTTACGAAATCATGCATCTCTGCTCAAGGTTTTGGAAAGTTATCTACAGAACAAAGCAGTTGTTCCTGGCAAGGACAATGCAAGCAGTTGTTGGGGGATTCGGATTGGGGAGTGTTTATGTGAAGGTGAGGAATGATGAAGGAGGAGTCACAGAGCGATTGGGTCTGTTCGCATTCAGTCtaagttttcttctttcttccacAGTCGAAGCGCTACCAATATACCTTCAAGAACGACGAGTACTAATGAAGGAAGCATCAAGAGGAGCCTACAAAATATCCTCATACATAATTGCCAACACCATTGTCTTCCTTCCCTTCTTGTTCGCGGTCGCAGTCCTTTTCGCCGTTCCCGTCTACTGGATCGTAGGACTGAATCCTTCAATTCAAGCATTCTCATTCTTTGTCTTCACAGTTTGGCTCATTGTGTTGATGGCCAGTTCATTAGTACTCTTTCTCAGCGCAGTCTCTCCAGATTTCATATCAGGGAACACGCTCATATGCACTGTTCTTGGGGCATTCTTTCTCTTCTCAGGCTACTTCATTCCCAAAGAGAACATCCCAAAATATTGGATTTTTGTGTATTATGTGTCCTTATACAGGTATCCATTGGATTCGCTTCTGATAAATGAATATTGGAGTGTAAGAAGTAAGTGCTTTTCTTGGCAAGGTGAAGAAGAACTTTCAAAGTGTCTGGTAACAGGATATGATGTGTTGAAGAGCAGAGGACTAGACAAGGACACTAGGTGGATTAATGCAGGGATCATGCTTGGTTTCTTTGTGTTGTATCGTGTGATTTGTTGGATCATTCTTGCTCAAAGGGCTAAAAGAACTACCATATAA
- the LOC120001268 gene encoding histone deacetylase 8 codes for MASPPALSDDGISVFWHEGMLNHDAGSGVFDTGHDPGFLDVLEKHPENSDRIRNMVSILRRGPLSSHISWHSGRLALISELHSFHTPEYINELMEADKEGGKKVCLGTFLNPGSLVAALLAAGTTLSAMKHILDGDGKIAYALVRPPGHHAQPTQADGYCFLNNAGLAVQLALDSGCQKAVIIDIDVHYGNGTAEGFYHSNKVLTISLHMNHGSWGPSHPQSGSIDELGENEGLGYNLNIPLPNGSGDKCYAYAMAELVVPAVQKFEPHMIVLVVGQDSSAFDPNGRQCLTMDGYRNIGRVVRGLANRHSGGRLLIVQEGGYHITYSAYCLHATLEGVLNLPLPMLSDPIAYYPEDEAFAVEVIESIKRYQKDTVPFLKEA; via the exons ATGGCTTCTCCTCCAGCTCTCTCGGATGACGGCATCAGTGTATTCTGGCACGAGGGGATGCTCAATCACGACGCGGGCTCCGGAGTGTTTGACACTGGACACGACCCCGGATTTCTCGATGTGCTAGAAAAGCACCCTGAGAACTCGGATAGAATCAGGAACATGGTATCCATCCTCAGACGAGGCCCCCTCTCTTCCCACATCTCATGGCATAGCGGCAGACTTGCTCTTATATCTGAACTTCACTCCTTCCATACACCAG AATACATAAATGAACTAATGGAAGCAGATAAGGAAGGGGGTAAAAAGGTTTGTTTAGGAACTTTCTTGAATCCTGGCTCATTGGTTGCTGCGCTTCTTGCCGCCGGTACCACACTATCTGCAATGAAGCATATACTTGATGGAGATGGAAAGATCGCCTATGCATTGGTCAGGCCTCCTGGTCACCATGCTCAACCTACTCAAGCGGATGGATACTGCTTCCTTAACAATGCAGGACTAGCTGTTCAGTTAGCTTTAGATTCTGGGTGCCAAAAAGCAGTGATTATTGACATTGATGTTCATTATGGAAATGGGACTGCTGAAGGGTTCTATCATTCCAACAAAGTTCTTACCATCTCCCTTCACATGAATCATGGTTCTTGGGGTCCATCCCATCCACAAAGTGGATCTATTGATGAGCTCGGTGAAAATGAGGGGCTTGGCTATAATTTAAATATACCTCTGCCTAATGGATCTGGTGACAAATGTTATGCATATGCCATGGCCGAGCTGGTTGTCCCAGCTGTTCAAAAGTTCGAACCTCATATGATAGTTTTGGTTGTTGGCCAAGATTCCAGTGCG TTTGATCCAAATGGAAGACAATGCTTGACAATGGATGGTTATAGAAACATTGGGCGGGTGGTACGTGGTCTGGCAAATAGGCACAGTGGGGGCCGCCTTCTCATTGTTCAAGAAGGCGGATACCATATTACATACTCAGCATATTGTCTTCATGCAACTCTGGAAGGCGTACTCAACCTTCCACTTCCTATGTTATCTGACCCCATTGCCTATTACCCAGAGGATGAGGCCTTTGCGGTGGAAGTTATTGAATCCATCAAGAGGTATCAAAAGGACACTGTTCCATTTCTGAAAGAAGCTTAA